From a single Sinomonas atrocyanea genomic region:
- a CDS encoding DUF3072 domain-containing protein, with protein sequence MSDDTETLGSPEPEPQGGLDRDPGDWVTGDEPMTAAQRSYLDTLAREAGEELPADLTKAEASRHIDRLQGKSGRLSEDPGQ encoded by the coding sequence ATGAGTGACGACACCGAGACCCTCGGCAGCCCCGAACCCGAGCCACAGGGCGGACTCGACCGCGACCCGGGCGACTGGGTGACCGGCGACGAGCCGATGACTGCCGCCCAGCGCAGCTATCTCGACACGCTCGCGAGGGAGGCCGGGGAGGAGCTTCCCGCCGATCTCACCAAGGCGGAGGCCTCGCGGCACATCGACAGGCTCCAGGGCAAGAGCGGGCGGCTGTCGGAGGACCCCGGCCAGTAG
- a CDS encoding GAF and ANTAR domain-containing protein, whose amino-acid sequence MTAENIEMRPGVARQLQEALLQSDGLQAFLGQLAETTAERLASRGADCCSVTLQRCRRGATIASSHPEASRWDELQFAADDGPCLEAARTGVAVCSADLWSEQRWRGFVSQIRGHGPRSLMAAPIPLGVGAHAALTCYSIRRDAFEATDREELSAVASEASIAVQIALRLAAESELSSDLMAALDSRTAINLALGIIMGQSRCTQREAKEILVQASNHRNRKLREVALEVVSICDPDTPSTGFQCA is encoded by the coding sequence GTGACGGCCGAGAATATCGAGATGCGGCCCGGTGTAGCCCGCCAGCTGCAGGAGGCCCTGCTCCAGAGCGATGGCCTGCAGGCCTTCCTTGGTCAGCTGGCGGAGACCACGGCCGAACGTCTGGCTTCCAGGGGCGCCGACTGCTGCAGCGTGACCCTGCAGCGGTGCCGGCGGGGGGCCACCATCGCGTCCAGCCACCCGGAGGCGTCGCGGTGGGACGAGCTCCAGTTCGCAGCCGACGACGGCCCCTGCCTCGAGGCCGCCCGGACCGGCGTGGCCGTCTGCAGCGCGGACCTGTGGTCCGAGCAGCGCTGGAGGGGCTTCGTCTCCCAGATCAGGGGCCATGGCCCGCGGTCGCTCATGGCCGCCCCGATCCCGCTCGGGGTTGGGGCGCATGCCGCACTGACCTGCTACAGCATCCGGCGCGACGCCTTCGAGGCGACCGACAGGGAGGAGCTCTCCGCCGTTGCATCCGAGGCGTCGATCGCCGTCCAGATCGCCCTGCGCCTGGCCGCGGAGAGCGAACTCTCCAGCGACCTCATGGCCGCCCTCGACTCGCGGACCGCGATCAACCTTGCCCTCGGCATCATCATGGGACAGTCCCGCTGCACGCAGCGGGAGGCGAAGGAAATCCTGGTCCAGGCGTCCAACCACCGGAACCGGAAGCTGAGGGAGGTCGCGCTCGAGGTCGTGTCCATCTGCGACCCGGACACTCCCTCGACCGGCTTCCAGTGCGCCTGA
- a CDS encoding MBL fold metallo-hydrolase has protein sequence MFTQNAAPGIHRLEHAATNLYVVDEGGSLLLVDAGFPSSERLLAQAVRELGRGPEDIRALVLTHGHFDHIGSATRLRARLGIPVYAHAADHDIAAHPYRYRHERSALLYPVRYPKSLLAFGQMAAAGAFAVPGLRDVQTLDQDALRALPGSPTLLQVPGHTAGSVALWFPQRDAVITGDALVTLDPYTGGRGPQIVAQAATADSETALASLGELASTRASILLPGHGEPWMQGAEAAVARALVVSRH, from the coding sequence ATGTTCACCCAGAACGCGGCCCCCGGCATCCACCGGCTCGAGCATGCCGCCACCAATCTGTACGTGGTCGACGAGGGCGGGAGCCTCCTCCTGGTGGACGCCGGATTCCCCTCGAGCGAGCGGCTGCTCGCCCAGGCGGTCCGGGAGCTCGGCAGGGGGCCGGAAGACATCCGGGCGCTGGTCCTGACCCACGGGCACTTCGACCACATCGGCTCCGCCACCCGCCTCAGGGCGAGGCTGGGCATCCCCGTGTACGCGCACGCCGCGGACCATGACATCGCGGCCCACCCCTACCGCTACCGGCATGAGCGGAGCGCGCTGCTGTACCCGGTCCGGTACCCGAAGTCCCTCCTGGCCTTCGGCCAGATGGCCGCCGCCGGGGCGTTCGCCGTGCCGGGCCTGCGCGACGTGCAGACCCTGGACCAGGACGCGCTGCGGGCGCTCCCGGGGAGCCCCACGCTCCTGCAGGTGCCCGGACACACCGCGGGTTCGGTCGCGCTGTGGTTCCCCCAACGGGATGCGGTGATCACCGGCGACGCGCTCGTGACCCTCGACCCCTACACGGGGGGCCGTGGCCCGCAGATCGTCGCCCAGGCCGCGACCGCAGACAGCGAGACGGCCCTGGCGTCCTTGGGCGAGCTCGCGTCCACGCGGGCCTCGATCCTCCTGCCGGGCCACGGGGAACCATGGATGCAGGGCGCCGAGGCTGCCGTCGCTCGAGCCCTCGTGGTCTCCCGCCATTGA
- a CDS encoding penicillin-binding transpeptidase domain-containing protein — protein MGKFRVVSLVLAAAVMGAALTSCDDGRQSAAKQAAGQLASALAARDVGGVPMQGKDPAAAQQQLAAAFKGLGAVKPAVTAGEPKVDGDKAGVVLAYDWKLAGQDWTYQTTAQLARDGDRWLTQWKADLLAPQLGESEVLTFDTTAPARADILGAGDAKLVTERPVLRVGIDKSQLAADRQADSAAKLAALVKIDPGEFAKQVKAAGEKAFVEAITLRDEPGRTPTDDQIAAVPGAITVKDSMPLAPTRTFARPVLGVIGQATAEQVQASGGTIQPGETAGASGLQAQYDSQLRGLDGVTVHAQPADLTAEKLKADPGSRRTLFTKQPVPGTPLKTTLDPRLQQLAEDELAGIGPASAIVALRPSDGAVLAAASGPGSNGYNTAMLGQYAPGSIFKTIDSLALIRQGATADLKVQCTPTLTVDGKTFQNATGYPASSLGEITVRDAYAHSCNTAFISQRDKVSQAQLESAATSLGVAVGAPRLGAPAFLGSVPGDAGSTDHAASMIGQGRVLFSPLAAAIMAGSVAKGSPVSAQLVLNPQAATTQGGPPSADASATAASAPAGAGSGSASPAPSSAGTTASPSSQPGPPLTGAEAAVLKDMMRAVVTSGHAGFLADVPGGPVGAKTGTAEFGSDTPPKTHAWIIGTHGDLAVAVFVEEGGLGATVSGPLLKNFLVKAG, from the coding sequence GTGGGGAAATTCCGCGTGGTCTCTCTCGTCCTCGCCGCCGCCGTGATGGGCGCGGCGCTCACCTCGTGCGACGACGGCCGCCAGTCTGCGGCCAAGCAGGCCGCGGGCCAGCTCGCCTCGGCGCTCGCCGCCCGCGACGTCGGCGGCGTGCCGATGCAGGGCAAGGATCCGGCCGCCGCCCAGCAGCAGCTCGCCGCCGCCTTCAAGGGCCTCGGCGCGGTGAAGCCGGCCGTCACCGCGGGCGAGCCGAAAGTGGACGGCGACAAGGCCGGCGTCGTCCTCGCCTATGACTGGAAGCTCGCTGGGCAGGACTGGACGTACCAGACGACGGCGCAGCTCGCCCGGGACGGCGACCGCTGGCTCACGCAGTGGAAGGCCGATCTCCTCGCCCCCCAGCTCGGCGAGTCCGAGGTCCTCACCTTCGACACCACCGCGCCCGCCCGCGCCGACATCCTCGGTGCCGGGGACGCGAAGCTCGTGACTGAGCGGCCCGTGCTCCGCGTGGGAATCGACAAGTCCCAGCTCGCGGCGGACCGCCAGGCCGACTCCGCCGCCAAGCTCGCGGCCCTGGTCAAGATCGACCCCGGCGAGTTCGCCAAGCAGGTCAAGGCTGCCGGCGAGAAGGCCTTCGTGGAGGCCATCACGCTCCGTGACGAACCCGGGCGCACCCCCACCGACGACCAGATCGCCGCCGTCCCCGGCGCCATCACCGTCAAGGACAGCATGCCCCTGGCGCCGACGCGCACGTTCGCACGGCCGGTCCTCGGCGTGATCGGGCAGGCCACAGCGGAACAGGTGCAGGCCTCCGGCGGGACGATCCAGCCCGGTGAGACGGCCGGTGCGAGCGGTCTGCAGGCCCAGTACGACTCCCAGCTCCGCGGCCTGGACGGGGTCACCGTCCACGCCCAGCCCGCGGACCTCACGGCGGAGAAGCTCAAGGCTGACCCCGGGTCCCGGCGCACGCTGTTCACCAAGCAGCCGGTGCCCGGCACCCCCCTGAAGACCACCCTCGACCCCCGCCTCCAGCAGCTTGCGGAGGACGAGCTCGCCGGGATTGGGCCGGCCTCGGCGATCGTCGCGCTGCGTCCCTCCGACGGGGCGGTCCTCGCTGCCGCATCCGGTCCCGGCAGCAACGGGTACAACACCGCGATGCTCGGCCAGTACGCGCCGGGGTCGATCTTCAAGACCATCGACTCGCTCGCGCTCATCCGCCAGGGAGCCACCGCGGACCTGAAGGTGCAGTGCACCCCGACCCTCACCGTGGACGGCAAGACGTTCCAGAACGCCACCGGCTATCCCGCGTCCTCGCTCGGCGAGATCACCGTGCGCGATGCCTACGCCCACTCGTGCAACACCGCCTTCATCTCCCAGCGCGACAAGGTCTCGCAGGCACAGCTCGAGTCCGCTGCGACCTCTCTCGGGGTGGCCGTCGGCGCCCCCAGGCTCGGGGCGCCGGCCTTCCTCGGATCCGTCCCGGGCGACGCCGGCTCCACCGACCACGCTGCCTCGATGATCGGCCAGGGCAGGGTGCTCTTCTCCCCGCTTGCGGCGGCGATCATGGCGGGATCGGTCGCGAAGGGCTCGCCCGTCTCGGCGCAGCTCGTGCTCAACCCCCAGGCTGCCACCACGCAGGGCGGCCCGCCGTCCGCGGACGCGTCCGCCACCGCCGCAAGCGCCCCCGCAGGTGCCGGGAGCGGCTCGGCCAGCCCGGCGCCGTCGTCCGCAGGCACGACGGCGAGTCCCTCCTCCCAGCCCGGCCCCCCGCTCACGGGCGCGGAGGCGGCGGTGCTGAAGGACATGATGCGGGCCGTCGTCACGAGCGGGCATGCCGGATTCCTCGCGGACGTCCCCGGCGGTCCCGTGGGAGCGAAGACCGGCACGGCGGAGTTCGGCTCCGACACCCCGCCCAAGACCCATGCCTGGATCATCGGGACCCACGGCGACCTCGCGGTGGCGGTGTTCGTCGAGGAGGGCGGCCTGGGGGCGACGGTGTCCGGGCCGCTGCTGAAGAACTTCCTCGTCAAGGCCGGCTGA
- a CDS encoding response regulator, producing MSSQPSSGAARPQARLFIYDRHDLARESLRELFQDEGFEVIGTDGDPAAAAARILDLRPDVCVLDAGMLTWAGVDICRLVRDADPAIQCVLLAPWDAPELGRRAAAAGASALVLKNIRTAELLAAVAAAASSGQDRAAVPETADEGH from the coding sequence TTGTCTTCGCAACCGTCCTCCGGTGCTGCGCGCCCGCAGGCCCGGCTGTTCATCTACGACCGTCACGACCTGGCCCGGGAGAGCCTCCGCGAGCTCTTCCAGGACGAGGGGTTCGAGGTCATCGGCACCGACGGGGACCCAGCCGCCGCGGCCGCGCGGATCCTGGATCTGCGGCCCGATGTGTGCGTGCTCGACGCCGGGATGCTCACGTGGGCGGGGGTGGACATCTGCCGCCTCGTCCGGGACGCTGACCCCGCGATCCAGTGTGTGCTCCTGGCCCCGTGGGACGCCCCCGAGCTCGGCCGCCGGGCCGCGGCGGCGGGAGCCAGCGCGCTCGTCCTGAAGAACATCCGTACCGCCGAACTCCTCGCCGCCGTGGCCGCGGCGGCGTCCTCGGGCCAGGACCGCGCCGCGGTGCCGGAGACGGCCGACGAGGGCCACTGA
- a CDS encoding GNAT family N-acetyltransferase, with amino-acid sequence MDAHSAEAPPALTARDATAEDWPRIRDIYAAGIEPGDATFESAPPPTWEAFAARKEFVLVACESGAGSRVLGWAGAARVSAREVYRGVVEHSLYVDPGAGGRGVGTFLMAALLEESRNRGIWTVQATVFPENAPSLALHRKFGFREVGRRERIALMGHGPLAGTWRDTVLLELRL; translated from the coding sequence ATGGACGCCCATTCCGCCGAGGCCCCGCCTGCCCTGACCGCCCGTGACGCCACCGCCGAGGACTGGCCGCGCATCCGCGACATCTACGCCGCGGGGATCGAGCCCGGCGACGCGACCTTCGAATCAGCACCCCCGCCCACCTGGGAGGCCTTTGCCGCGAGGAAGGAGTTCGTGCTCGTGGCCTGCGAGTCGGGCGCTGGTTCACGGGTGCTCGGCTGGGCCGGTGCGGCCCGCGTGTCCGCCCGGGAGGTCTACCGCGGCGTCGTGGAGCACTCGCTCTACGTGGACCCCGGGGCCGGCGGACGCGGCGTGGGGACCTTCCTCATGGCGGCCCTCCTCGAGGAGTCCCGGAATCGCGGGATCTGGACCGTCCAGGCCACTGTGTTCCCCGAGAACGCCCCGAGCCTGGCGCTCCACCGGAAGTTCGGCTTCCGCGAGGTGGGTCGCCGGGAACGGATCGCGCTCATGGGCCACGGGCCCCTTGCGGGGACGTGGCGGGACACCGTGCTGCTCGAGCTGAGGCTCTGA
- a CDS encoding ABC-F family ATP-binding cassette domain-containing protein has product MAHLDLSGIDYVLSDGTPLLNGVAFKVPEGSKTALIGPNGTGKTTLFKIIAGDLTPDEGVVGRSGAMGVMRQFIGQVRDDSTVRDLLLGAAPPDVAAAGRALDAAELAMMENDGEATQMAYAHAIAEWGDAGGYEWETVWDEVTMAALGVPYERAQHRAASTLSGGEQKRLVLEALFAGPDDLLLLDEPDNYLDVPGKRWLEDMLNSSRKTVFFISHDRELLNNAAGRIVTLEPGINGASAWVHGGGFASYVEARAERNARFEELRKRWDEEHAKLKELVTMYKTKAAFRSDMANRYHAAQTRLEKFLAAGPPEALPVEQNVRMRLRGGRTGKRAVVAEKLELTGLMKPFSAEIWFGDRVAVLGSNGSGKSHFLRLLALGGTDPEREHLPVSEVVIAPVAHEGTVRLGARVRPGYFAQTHSRPDLAGRTLLEILHRGDEHRSGLAREAAAGALDGYGLAGQSEQKYESLSGGQQARFQVLLLQLSGATLLLLDEPTDNLDLHSGEALERAIEAFEGTVLAVTHDRWFAKSFDRFLVFGSDGTVREASEPVWDEGRVERAR; this is encoded by the coding sequence GTGGCCCACCTCGACCTCTCCGGCATCGACTACGTCCTCTCGGACGGCACCCCGCTCCTGAACGGAGTGGCCTTCAAGGTCCCGGAGGGCTCGAAGACGGCGCTCATCGGCCCGAACGGCACGGGCAAGACGACCCTGTTCAAGATCATCGCGGGCGACCTCACCCCCGATGAGGGCGTGGTGGGCCGGTCCGGCGCGATGGGCGTCATGCGGCAGTTCATCGGCCAGGTGCGCGACGACTCGACCGTCCGGGACCTCCTGCTGGGAGCCGCACCGCCGGACGTCGCCGCCGCGGGCCGGGCGCTCGATGCCGCCGAGCTGGCCATGATGGAGAACGACGGCGAGGCCACCCAGATGGCCTACGCCCACGCGATCGCCGAGTGGGGCGACGCCGGCGGGTACGAGTGGGAGACCGTCTGGGACGAGGTCACGATGGCTGCGCTCGGCGTTCCGTACGAGCGCGCCCAGCACCGCGCGGCATCGACCCTCTCCGGGGGCGAGCAGAAGCGGCTCGTCCTTGAGGCACTCTTCGCCGGCCCCGACGACCTCCTGCTCCTCGACGAGCCGGACAACTACCTCGACGTGCCCGGCAAGCGGTGGCTCGAGGACATGCTCAACTCCTCGCGCAAGACGGTGTTCTTCATCAGCCACGACCGCGAGCTGCTCAACAACGCCGCTGGGCGCATCGTCACCCTCGAACCAGGGATCAACGGCGCGAGTGCCTGGGTCCACGGCGGCGGGTTCGCCTCCTACGTCGAGGCCCGGGCCGAGCGGAACGCCCGGTTCGAAGAGCTGCGCAAGCGCTGGGACGAGGAGCACGCGAAGCTCAAGGAACTCGTGACCATGTACAAGACGAAGGCGGCGTTCCGGTCCGACATGGCCAACCGCTACCACGCCGCCCAGACCCGGCTCGAGAAGTTCCTCGCGGCCGGCCCGCCCGAGGCGCTGCCGGTCGAGCAGAACGTACGGATGCGCCTGCGCGGCGGCCGCACGGGCAAGCGCGCCGTGGTGGCGGAGAAGCTCGAGCTCACCGGCCTCATGAAGCCCTTCTCCGCCGAGATCTGGTTCGGGGACAGGGTCGCCGTGCTCGGCTCCAACGGCTCGGGCAAGAGCCACTTCCTGCGCCTGCTCGCGCTCGGCGGCACCGACCCCGAGCGCGAGCACCTGCCCGTCTCCGAGGTCGTGATCGCCCCTGTTGCGCACGAGGGGACGGTCAGGCTCGGGGCCCGAGTCCGCCCCGGGTACTTCGCCCAGACCCACTCCCGCCCGGATCTCGCGGGCCGGACCCTGCTCGAGATCCTCCACCGCGGCGACGAGCACCGCTCGGGCCTCGCGCGGGAGGCCGCCGCGGGTGCCCTCGACGGCTACGGGCTCGCGGGCCAGTCCGAGCAGAAGTACGAGTCCCTCTCGGGCGGCCAGCAGGCCCGGTTCCAGGTCCTGCTCCTGCAGCTCTCCGGGGCCACGCTGCTGCTCCTCGATGAGCCCACCGACAACCTCGACCTCCACTCGGGCGAGGCGCTCGAGCGGGCCATCGAGGCGTTCGAGGGCACGGTCCTGGCCGTGACGCACGACCGCTGGTTCGCCAAGTCGTTCGACCGGTTCCTCGTCTTCGGCTCCGACGGCACCGTGCGCGAGGCCTCCGAGCCCGTGTGGGACGAGGGGCGCGTCGAGCGGGCCCGGTAG
- a CDS encoding glycosyltransferase family 87 protein — MVVRSDEKPEARQAVISPTRNDPLLHTLSEAVGGPLGEHAAPGIIRSGFWTPERVLVVLTVLAAVLGVVLKGYCRVNGWTTPQHFYATCYSDFPVLFKERGLADGVLPFLNANAPFEYPVLTSLIAGLTALLVPGTGNTEARATGYFDVNAVLVAVMWIVAVVVTARSNPRRPWDAAMLAVAPGAILAGFINWDMWPLALLAIGMYAFARRQPLWAGVFIGLGAATKLYPVLALGAILLLAVRTGRYRPLWLTLGGAVGTWLLANLPFMLLDLRGWLYFFTFTRDRQPGFSSAYYAYNLVAGRLRWAALDAPAVNAIAAVSFVLALVLIAFVALHAPRRPRLAQLVFLLVAAFILTNKVYSPQYVLWLIPLLALARPRWRDFLVWMAVEALHWWAVWMYLGAITSGGPATNNIDSPYYVGAVLAHMGAVAYLCVRVVMDIYEPGGDPVRRSRQDDPQGGDFDHAPDAVTVRSLERRAAPAPATADR; from the coding sequence ATGGTGGTGCGCTCCGACGAGAAGCCCGAAGCACGGCAGGCGGTCATCTCGCCGACCCGCAACGACCCCCTCCTCCACACGCTCTCCGAGGCCGTGGGCGGGCCCCTCGGCGAGCACGCCGCCCCCGGGATCATCCGCAGCGGATTCTGGACCCCCGAGCGGGTGCTCGTGGTCCTGACCGTGCTCGCGGCGGTGCTCGGCGTGGTCCTCAAGGGCTACTGCAGGGTCAACGGCTGGACCACCCCGCAGCACTTCTACGCAACCTGCTACTCCGACTTCCCGGTCCTGTTCAAGGAGCGCGGCCTCGCCGACGGGGTCCTGCCCTTCCTCAACGCCAACGCGCCGTTCGAGTACCCGGTGCTCACGAGCCTCATCGCCGGCCTCACCGCCCTCCTCGTGCCGGGGACCGGGAACACCGAGGCGCGGGCCACCGGCTACTTCGACGTGAACGCGGTGCTCGTGGCCGTGATGTGGATCGTTGCCGTCGTCGTGACCGCCCGCTCAAACCCACGGCGCCCCTGGGACGCCGCCATGCTCGCCGTGGCCCCCGGGGCTATCCTCGCCGGGTTCATCAACTGGGACATGTGGCCGCTCGCGCTGCTGGCGATCGGCATGTACGCGTTCGCCCGCCGGCAGCCGCTGTGGGCCGGGGTGTTCATCGGCCTCGGCGCGGCCACGAAGCTGTACCCCGTCCTCGCCCTCGGGGCCATCCTGCTCCTGGCCGTGCGCACCGGAAGGTACCGGCCCCTGTGGCTCACCCTCGGGGGAGCCGTGGGCACATGGCTCCTGGCCAACCTGCCGTTCATGCTCCTCGACCTGCGCGGCTGGCTGTACTTCTTCACCTTCACGCGGGACCGGCAGCCCGGCTTCTCCTCGGCGTACTACGCCTACAACCTCGTGGCCGGCCGGCTGCGCTGGGCCGCGCTCGACGCACCGGCCGTCAACGCTATCGCCGCCGTCTCCTTCGTCCTCGCCCTCGTGCTCATCGCCTTCGTGGCGCTCCACGCCCCGCGGCGTCCCCGCCTCGCCCAGCTCGTGTTCCTGCTGGTGGCCGCGTTCATCCTCACCAACAAGGTCTACTCCCCGCAGTACGTCCTGTGGCTCATCCCGCTGCTCGCGCTCGCCCGGCCACGCTGGCGCGACTTCCTCGTCTGGATGGCCGTCGAGGCCCTCCACTGGTGGGCGGTGTGGATGTACCTCGGCGCGATCACGAGCGGGGGCCCGGCCACCAACAACATCGACTCGCCCTACTACGTGGGCGCCGTCCTCGCGCACATGGGTGCGGTCGCCTACCTCTGCGTGCGGGTGGTCATGGACATCTACGAGCCGGGCGGCGACCCTGTCCGCCGCAGCCGCCAGGACGACCCCCAGGGCGGCGACTTCGACCACGCCCCGGATGCAGTCACGGTCCGCTCCCTCGAGCGCCGGGCGGCTCCTGCGCCCGCCACAGCGGACCGGTGA
- a CDS encoding histidine phosphatase family protein: MGLPGMEDFGLTRLWLLRHGETEWSRSGQYTGLTDLPLTRVGEDQARAARRALDGVHFGLVLTSPLVRARRTAELAGFPEAQPEPNAVEWDYGDYEGVRSADVRAENPDYLIWKDGVPNGEALEHVGERADRIVERVRTAGVDNALVVAHGHFCRILAARWLGLPASAGRHFVLGTAKACRLGWDKRTPAVEAWGL; the protein is encoded by the coding sequence ATGGGCCTTCCGGGCATGGAGGACTTCGGTCTCACGAGGCTGTGGCTCCTGCGCCACGGCGAGACCGAATGGTCCAGGAGCGGGCAGTACACCGGGCTGACCGATCTTCCGCTCACGCGGGTCGGCGAGGACCAGGCCCGCGCAGCCCGGCGGGCGCTCGACGGCGTCCACTTCGGCCTCGTGCTCACCTCACCCCTGGTGCGGGCGCGCCGGACGGCGGAGCTCGCCGGCTTCCCCGAGGCGCAGCCGGAGCCCAATGCCGTCGAGTGGGACTACGGCGACTACGAGGGCGTCCGGTCCGCCGACGTCCGCGCCGAGAACCCGGACTACCTCATCTGGAAGGACGGCGTGCCGAACGGCGAGGCGCTCGAGCACGTCGGGGAGCGCGCCGACAGGATCGTCGAGCGGGTGCGCACCGCCGGCGTCGACAACGCCCTCGTGGTGGCGCACGGCCACTTCTGCCGGATCCTCGCAGCACGCTGGCTCGGCCTGCCCGCGTCCGCCGGGCGCCACTTTGTGCTCGGCACCGCGAAGGCCTGCCGCCTGGGCTGGGACAAGAGGACGCCGGCCGTCGAGGCCTGGGGGCTCTGA
- a CDS encoding CCA tRNA nucleotidyltransferase: MAADDTAAHGPQFEVDPVVLELGRRFAEAGFELSLVGGPVRDLFLGRTSPDLDFTTDATPDETLSVVKGWADAHWDIGREFGTIGLRKGRHQIEVTTYRAEAYDSASRKPEVAFGTSLEADLGRRDFSMNAMALRLPSLTLVDPFGGLADLRAGILRTPGTPELSFSDDPLRMMRAARFASQLRVGVAPEVRAAMAGMAERITIVSAERVRDELVKLVNGAEPRTGIDLLVETGLAEHVIPEVPALRLEADEHHRHKDVYHHSLTVLEQAAELETGPDGAVPGPDFVLRFAALMHDVGKPATRRFEPGGGVTFRHHDVVGSKLVKKRMKALRFDNDTIKAVARLVELHMRFYGYGEAGWSDSAVRRYVTDAGPLLERLHRLTRSDVTTRNQRKADRLAFAYDDLERRIAELAEQEELASIRPDLDGQQIMAILGVRPGPLVGRAYKFLLEERMEHGPASEEEARERLLAWWAQQPESASAAESVESKEH, encoded by the coding sequence ATGGCAGCAGATGACACGGCAGCGCACGGGCCCCAGTTCGAGGTGGACCCGGTGGTCCTGGAGCTCGGGCGGAGGTTCGCCGAGGCGGGATTCGAGCTCTCGCTCGTGGGCGGTCCCGTGCGCGACCTCTTCCTCGGCCGCACGTCCCCGGACCTGGACTTCACGACCGATGCGACGCCGGATGAGACGCTCTCCGTGGTGAAGGGGTGGGCGGACGCCCACTGGGACATCGGCCGTGAATTCGGCACGATCGGTCTGCGCAAGGGCAGGCACCAGATCGAGGTCACGACCTACCGGGCCGAGGCCTACGACTCCGCCTCGCGCAAGCCCGAGGTGGCCTTCGGCACGAGCCTCGAGGCGGACCTCGGCCGGCGCGACTTCAGCATGAACGCGATGGCCCTCCGCCTGCCCTCGCTGACCCTCGTCGACCCGTTCGGCGGCCTGGCGGACCTGCGTGCCGGGATCCTGCGGACGCCGGGCACCCCCGAGCTGTCCTTCTCCGACGACCCCCTGCGCATGATGCGCGCCGCCCGCTTCGCCTCCCAGCTGCGCGTGGGGGTGGCCCCCGAGGTGCGCGCGGCGATGGCCGGCATGGCGGAGCGGATCACCATCGTCTCGGCCGAACGCGTGCGCGACGAGCTCGTGAAGCTCGTCAACGGCGCCGAGCCGCGCACCGGCATCGACCTGCTCGTCGAGACTGGCCTCGCCGAGCACGTGATTCCCGAGGTCCCCGCGCTGCGCCTCGAGGCGGACGAGCACCACCGCCATAAGGACGTGTACCACCACTCGCTCACGGTGCTCGAGCAGGCTGCCGAGCTCGAGACGGGACCCGACGGTGCCGTGCCCGGCCCGGACTTCGTGCTGCGGTTCGCTGCGCTGATGCACGACGTCGGCAAGCCGGCCACGCGCCGCTTCGAACCGGGCGGCGGGGTCACCTTCCGCCACCACGACGTCGTGGGGTCGAAGCTCGTGAAGAAGCGCATGAAGGCCCTGCGCTTCGACAATGACACGATCAAGGCCGTGGCGCGGCTCGTCGAGCTGCACATGCGCTTCTACGGGTACGGCGAGGCCGGGTGGAGCGACTCGGCCGTCCGGCGCTACGTGACCGACGCCGGCCCCCTCCTCGAGCGCCTGCACCGCCTCACCCGCTCCGACGTCACGACGCGGAACCAGCGCAAGGCGGACCGCCTCGCGTTCGCCTACGACGACCTCGAGCGGCGCATCGCGGAGCTGGCAGAGCAGGAGGAGCTCGCCTCGATCCGCCCCGATCTGGACGGGCAGCAGATCATGGCGATCCTGGGCGTGCGCCCCGGGCCCCTCGTGGGCCGCGCGTACAAGTTCCTGCTCGAGGAGCGCATGGAGCATGGCCCCGCCTCCGAGGAGGAGGCGCGCGAGCGCCTGCTCGCGTGGTGGGCGCAGCAGCCCGAGTCGGCATCAGCAGCAGAGAGCGTCGAGAGCAAGGAGCACTAG
- a CDS encoding NUDIX hydrolase, whose translation MPSAVGPHIAPAGHAYPSSLPTVEEVSAGGVVVDTADPNLPVAIIARLNRGGRLEWCLPKGHPEGRESNERAAIREISEETGISGEILAPLGSIDYWFTVTGHRVHKTVHHYLLRAVGGNLTIENDPDHEAVDVAWIPISELTRRLSFPNERRIADLAREVLPEHLLS comes from the coding sequence CTGCCGTCGGCCGTCGGGCCGCACATCGCCCCGGCCGGGCACGCCTATCCCTCGTCCCTCCCTACCGTTGAAGAGGTCTCGGCGGGCGGGGTCGTCGTGGACACGGCGGACCCCAACCTCCCGGTGGCGATCATCGCCCGGCTCAACCGAGGCGGCCGCCTCGAGTGGTGCCTGCCCAAGGGCCACCCTGAGGGACGCGAGTCGAACGAGCGCGCGGCGATCCGGGAGATCAGCGAGGAGACGGGCATCTCCGGTGAGATCCTCGCCCCGCTGGGCAGCATCGACTACTGGTTCACCGTCACGGGCCACCGCGTCCACAAGACCGTGCACCACTACCTCCTGCGGGCGGTGGGCGGGAACCTGACCATCGAGAACGACCCCGACCACGAGGCGGTCGACGTCGCGTGGATCCCCATCTCGGAGCTCACCCGGCGCCTGTCCTTCCCGAATGAGCGCCGCATCGCGGACCTGGCGCGCGAGGTGCTGCCCGAGCACCTCCTCTCGTGA